A region from the Andrena cerasifolii isolate SP2316 chromosome 9, iyAndCera1_principal, whole genome shotgun sequence genome encodes:
- the LOC143373003 gene encoding LOW QUALITY PROTEIN: cell cycle checkpoint control protein RAD9A-like (The sequence of the model RefSeq protein was modified relative to this genomic sequence to represent the inferred CDS: deleted 1 base in 1 codon; substituted 1 base at 1 genomic stop codon) has translation MKCAVPGASVKILAKAIHALARIGDEMYIEPQKSTMLFRTVNMNSSAYADFTFFENYFSYYVYGDLQENDALKCKISMRSAMAVFKAANLIDKQVETCHIRLEPNASEILFILKYKNSITKTHLLPILDCEMLQIAYNKDLASNQFSSQSRVLGDALQNFHQHLFEITLEVSSQKLLLRNYVDDTSGLSNTTRTQVALGRGEFDRYDISSDVSITFCMKEFKAILSFAETVRIPASIYFEEAGKPVIFALKNPAFEANLVLSTLNSDADSQTETTLIGTNEKTTKRRVGGKRISKRPSRSISKTDNKSATINKTLGNTISENTHPALTEKMKETNLNSSKKANSLRNVPSRSLRVDLNINEVSVLPVERDTREEFPNYPXSSRDVTPKLSKTSTNRKKIVNSVFSSITKRKSNNNETDRQQNPDYDSVPNSPPAKKRARLVFQKCFQRTFDPRTLPGYDIILAEDSDECCRE, from the exons ATGAAATGCGCTGTGCCAGGAGCAAGTGTAAAAA TTTTAGCAAAAGCTATACATGCATTGGCGAGAATTGGAGATGAAATGTACATAGAACCACAAAAGAGTACCATGTTGTTTCGTACCGTCAACATGAACAGTTCAGCGTATGCTGACTTCACATTCTTTGAAAACTACTTCTCATATTATGTTTATGGAGATCTACAGGAAAACGATGCATTGAAATGTAAAATTTCAATGAGG aGCGCGATGGCTGTATTCAAAGCTGCCAATTTAATAGATAAACAAGTGGAAACCTGTCACATAAGATTAGAACCAAACGcatctgaaattttatttatcttaaAATATAAGAACAGTATTACCAAGACTCATTTATTGCCCATATTAGACTGCGAAATGTTACAA ATCGCATATAATAAAGATCTTGCGTCAAATCAATTCTCATCTCAATCACGAGTATTAGGAGATGCGTTGCAAAATTTCCATCAACATTTATTCGAGATAACATTAGAAGTTTCATCGCAAAAGCTGTTGTTAAGGAATTATGTCGATGACACTTCAG GTTTATCAAATACAACACGAACGCAGGTTGCACTTGGCAGAGGGGAGTTCGATAGATATGATATTAGTAGCGACGTATCGATTACATTTTGTATGAAAGAATTCAAAGCTATTTTAAGTTTTGCAGAAACTGTAAGAATACCAGCTAGTATATATTTCGAAGAAGCAGGAAA GCCAGTTATATTTGCATTGAAAAACCCAGCTTTTGAGGCAAATTTAGTGCTGTCTACGTTAAATTCTGATGCTGATAGTCAGACTGAAACAACGCTAataggaacaaacgaaaagacGACAAAAAGGAGGGTAGGAGGCAAGCGAATCTCAAAGAGACCTAGTAGATCTATAAGTAAAACAGACAATAAGTCAGCCACGATTAATAAAACATTGGGGAATACAATTTCTGAAAATACGCATCCAGCTTTAAcggaaaaaatgaaagaaacaaacctaaattcttctaaaaaa gctAATTCATTACGAAATGTACCTAGCAGAAGTCTAAGGGTTGATCTCAATATAAATGAAGTCAGTGTTCTGCCAGTAGAACGCGATACGCGAGAGGAATTTCCTAATTATCCCTGATCTAGTCGTGATGTAACTCCAAAACTTAGTAAAACATCTACAAATAGAAAGAAGATAGTGAACTCTGTATTTTCCTCAATAACAAAAAGGAAgtctaataataatgaaacagatagGCAACAAAATCCCGATTATGATTCAGTACCAAATTCACCACCAGCCAAAAAAAGAGCACGTCTagtatttcagaaatgtttccAAAGAACATTTGATCCGAGAACGTTGCCTGGATATGATATAATCTTAGCTGAAGATTCAGACGAGTGTTGTagggaataa